From one Papio anubis isolate 15944 chromosome 12, Panubis1.0, whole genome shotgun sequence genomic stretch:
- the TRIM6 gene encoding tripartite motif-containing protein 6 isoform X2, protein MRSPCYPRILQAGNILEIRARQAGARRVATMTSPVLVDIREEVTCPICLELLTEPLSIDCGHSFCQACITPNSRESMIGQEGERSCPVCQTSYQPGNLRPNRHLANIVRRLREVVLGPGKQLKAVLCADHGEKLQLFCQEHGKVICWLCERSQEHRGHHTFLVEEVAQEYQEKFQESLKKLKNEEQEAEKLIAFIREKKTCWKNQMEPERHRIQTEFNQLRNILDRVEQRELKKLEEEEKKGLRIIEEAENDLVHQSQSLRELILDLERRCQGSTMELLQDVSDVTERSEFWTLRKPEALPTKLRSMFRAPDLKRMLRVFRELTDVQSYWVDVTLNPHTANLNLVLAKNRRQVRFVGAKVSGPSCLEKHYDCSVLGSQHFSSGKHYWEVDVAKKTAWILGVCSNSVGPTFSFNHYAQNHNAYSRYQPQRGYWVIGLQHNHEYRAYEDSSPSLLLSMTVPPRRVGVFLDYEAGTVSFYNVTNHGFPIYTFSKYYFPTTLCPYFNPCNCVIPMTLRRPSS, encoded by the exons ATGAGGAGCCCTTGTTACCCCAG GATTCTACAAGCAGGAAACATCTTAGAAATCAGGGCTAGGCAGGCAGGAGCCAGGAGAGTAGCTACAATGACTTCACCAGTACTGGTGGACATACGAGAAGAGGTGACCTGCCCTATCTGCCTGGAGCTCCTAACAGAACCCCTGAGCATAGACTGTGGCCACAGCTTCTGCCAAGCCTGCATCACACCGAATAGCAGGGAATCAATGATTGGTCAAGAAGGGGAAAGAAGCTGCCCTGTGTGCCAGACCAGCTACCAGCCAGGGAACCTGCGGCCTAATCGgcatctggccaacatagtgaggcGGCTCAGAGAGGTGGTGTTGGGCCCTGGGAAGCAGCTGAAAGCAGTTCTTTGTGCAGACCATGGAGAAAAACTGCAGCTCTTCTGTCAGGAGCATGGGAAGGTCATTTGCTGGCTTTGTGAGCGGTCTCAGGAGCACCGTGGTCACCACACGTTCCTCGTGGAGGAGGTTGCCCAGGAGTACCAG GAAAAGTTTCAGGAGTCTCTAAAGAAGCTGAAGAATGAGGAGCAGGAAGCTGAGAAGCTAATAGCTTTTATCAGAGAGAAGAAGACATGCTGGAAG AATCAGATGGAGCCCGAGAGACACAGGATCCAGACAGAGTTTAATCAGCTGCGAAACATCCTAGACAGAGTGGAGCAGCGAGAGCTGAAAAAgctggaagaggaagagaagaaggggcTACGAATTATAGAAGAGGCTGAGAATGATCTGGTCCACCAGAGCCAGTCACTGCGAGAGCTCATCTTGGATCTGGAGCGTCGATGTCAGGGGTCAACAATGGAGCTGCTTCAG GATGTGAGTGATGTCACAGAAAG GAGTGAGTTCTGGACCCTGAGGAAGCCAGAAGCTCTCCCTACAAAGCTGAGAAGTATGTTTCGAGCCCCAGATCTGAAAAGGATGCTGCGAGTGTTTAGAG AGCTGACAGATGTCCAAAGCTACTGGG TGGACGTGACCCTGAatccacacacagctaatttaaATCTTGTTCTGGCTAAAAACCGGAGACAGGTGAGGTTTGTGGGAGCTAAAGTATCTGGACCTTCCTGTCTGGAAAAGCATTATGACTGTAGTGTCCTGGGCTCCCAGCACTTCTCCTCCGGAAAGCATTACTGGGAGGTAGATGTGGCCAAGAAGACTGCCTGGATCCTGGGGGTATGCAGCAATTCAGTGGGACCTACATTCTCTTTCAACCATTATGCTCAAAATCACAATGCTTACTCCAGGTATCAGCCTCAGAGAGGATACTGGGTGATTGGGTTACAGCATAACCATGAATACAGGGCCTATGAGGATTCTTCCCCTTCTCTGCTCCTCTCCATGACGGTGCCCCCTCGCCGTGTTGGGGTTTTCTTAGATTATGAGGCTGGCACTGTTTCCTTTTATAATGTCACAAACCATGGCTTCCCCATCTACACTTTCTCTAAATATTACTTTCCCACTACTCTTTGTCCATATTTTAATCCTTGCAACTGTGTAATTCCTATGACCCTGCGTCGTCCAAGCTCTTGA
- the TRIM6 gene encoding tripartite motif-containing protein 6 isoform X1: protein MESAGSPAVLDNLTLLLPWSRPFPPEPFGLGGGRGCCKSSALIQATDSRILQAGNILEIRARQAGARRVATMTSPVLVDIREEVTCPICLELLTEPLSIDCGHSFCQACITPNSRESMIGQEGERSCPVCQTSYQPGNLRPNRHLANIVRRLREVVLGPGKQLKAVLCADHGEKLQLFCQEHGKVICWLCERSQEHRGHHTFLVEEVAQEYQEKFQESLKKLKNEEQEAEKLIAFIREKKTCWKNQMEPERHRIQTEFNQLRNILDRVEQRELKKLEEEEKKGLRIIEEAENDLVHQSQSLRELILDLERRCQGSTMELLQDVSDVTERSEFWTLRKPEALPTKLRSMFRAPDLKRMLRVFRELTDVQSYWVDVTLNPHTANLNLVLAKNRRQVRFVGAKVSGPSCLEKHYDCSVLGSQHFSSGKHYWEVDVAKKTAWILGVCSNSVGPTFSFNHYAQNHNAYSRYQPQRGYWVIGLQHNHEYRAYEDSSPSLLLSMTVPPRRVGVFLDYEAGTVSFYNVTNHGFPIYTFSKYYFPTTLCPYFNPCNCVIPMTLRRPSS, encoded by the exons ATGGAATCTGCTGGATCTCCTGCGGTGCTGGACAATTtgaccctcctcctcccctggtCCCGCCCCTTCCCCCCAGAGCCTTTCGGCTTGGGTGGAGGACGCGGCTGCTGCAAGTCTTCGGCTCTGATCCAGGCCACAGATTCCAG GATTCTACAAGCAGGAAACATCTTAGAAATCAGGGCTAGGCAGGCAGGAGCCAGGAGAGTAGCTACAATGACTTCACCAGTACTGGTGGACATACGAGAAGAGGTGACCTGCCCTATCTGCCTGGAGCTCCTAACAGAACCCCTGAGCATAGACTGTGGCCACAGCTTCTGCCAAGCCTGCATCACACCGAATAGCAGGGAATCAATGATTGGTCAAGAAGGGGAAAGAAGCTGCCCTGTGTGCCAGACCAGCTACCAGCCAGGGAACCTGCGGCCTAATCGgcatctggccaacatagtgaggcGGCTCAGAGAGGTGGTGTTGGGCCCTGGGAAGCAGCTGAAAGCAGTTCTTTGTGCAGACCATGGAGAAAAACTGCAGCTCTTCTGTCAGGAGCATGGGAAGGTCATTTGCTGGCTTTGTGAGCGGTCTCAGGAGCACCGTGGTCACCACACGTTCCTCGTGGAGGAGGTTGCCCAGGAGTACCAG GAAAAGTTTCAGGAGTCTCTAAAGAAGCTGAAGAATGAGGAGCAGGAAGCTGAGAAGCTAATAGCTTTTATCAGAGAGAAGAAGACATGCTGGAAG AATCAGATGGAGCCCGAGAGACACAGGATCCAGACAGAGTTTAATCAGCTGCGAAACATCCTAGACAGAGTGGAGCAGCGAGAGCTGAAAAAgctggaagaggaagagaagaaggggcTACGAATTATAGAAGAGGCTGAGAATGATCTGGTCCACCAGAGCCAGTCACTGCGAGAGCTCATCTTGGATCTGGAGCGTCGATGTCAGGGGTCAACAATGGAGCTGCTTCAG GATGTGAGTGATGTCACAGAAAG GAGTGAGTTCTGGACCCTGAGGAAGCCAGAAGCTCTCCCTACAAAGCTGAGAAGTATGTTTCGAGCCCCAGATCTGAAAAGGATGCTGCGAGTGTTTAGAG AGCTGACAGATGTCCAAAGCTACTGGG TGGACGTGACCCTGAatccacacacagctaatttaaATCTTGTTCTGGCTAAAAACCGGAGACAGGTGAGGTTTGTGGGAGCTAAAGTATCTGGACCTTCCTGTCTGGAAAAGCATTATGACTGTAGTGTCCTGGGCTCCCAGCACTTCTCCTCCGGAAAGCATTACTGGGAGGTAGATGTGGCCAAGAAGACTGCCTGGATCCTGGGGGTATGCAGCAATTCAGTGGGACCTACATTCTCTTTCAACCATTATGCTCAAAATCACAATGCTTACTCCAGGTATCAGCCTCAGAGAGGATACTGGGTGATTGGGTTACAGCATAACCATGAATACAGGGCCTATGAGGATTCTTCCCCTTCTCTGCTCCTCTCCATGACGGTGCCCCCTCGCCGTGTTGGGGTTTTCTTAGATTATGAGGCTGGCACTGTTTCCTTTTATAATGTCACAAACCATGGCTTCCCCATCTACACTTTCTCTAAATATTACTTTCCCACTACTCTTTGTCCATATTTTAATCCTTGCAACTGTGTAATTCCTATGACCCTGCGTCGTCCAAGCTCTTGA
- the TRIM6 gene encoding tripartite motif-containing protein 6 (The RefSeq protein has 1 substitution compared to this genomic sequence), which produces MTSPVLVDIREEVTCPICLELLTEPLSIDCGHSFCQACITPNSRESMIGQEGERSCPVCQTSYQPGNLRPNRHLANIVRRLREVVLGPGKQLKAVLCADHGEKLQLFCQEHGKVICWLCERSQEHRGHHTFLVEEVAQEYQEKFQESLKKLKNEEQEAEKLIAFIREKKTCWKNQMEPERHRIQTEFNQLRNILDRVEQRELKKLEEEEKKGLRIIEEAENDLVHQSQSLRELILDLERRCQGSTMELLQDVSDVTERSEFWTLRKPEALPTKLRSMFRAPDLKRMLRVFRELTDVQSYWVDVTLNPHTANLNLVLAKNRRQVRFVGAKVSGPSCLEKHYDCSVLGSQHFSSGKHYWEVDVAKKTAWILGVCSNSVGPTFSFNHYAQNHNAYSRYQPQRGYWVIGLQHNHEYRAYEDSSPSLLLSMTVPPRRVGVFLDYEAGTVSFYNVTNHGFPIYTFSKYYFPTTLCPYFNSCNCVIPMTLRRPSS; this is translated from the exons ATGACTTCACCAGTACTGGTGGACATACGAGAAGAGGTGACCTGCCCTATCTGCCTGGAGCTCCTAACAGAACCCCTGAGCATAGACTGTGGCCACAGCTTCTGCCAAGCCTGCATCACACCGAATAGCAGGGAATCAATGATTGGTCAAGAAGGGGAAAGAAGCTGCCCTGTGTGCCAGACCAGCTACCAGCCAGGGAACCTGCGGCCTAATCGgcatctggccaacatagtgaggcGGCTCAGAGAGGTGGTGTTGGGCCCTGGGAAGCAGCTGAAAGCAGTTCTTTGTGCAGACCATGGAGAAAAACTGCAGCTCTTCTGTCAGGAGCATGGGAAGGTCATTTGCTGGCTTTGTGAGCGGTCTCAGGAGCACCGTGGTCACCACACGTTCCTCGTGGAGGAGGTTGCCCAGGAGTACCAG GAAAAGTTTCAGGAGTCTCTAAAGAAGCTGAAGAATGAGGAGCAGGAAGCTGAGAAGCTAATAGCTTTTATCAGAGAGAAGAAGACATGCTGGAAG AATCAGATGGAGCCCGAGAGACACAGGATCCAGACAGAGTTTAATCAGCTGCGAAACATCCTAGACAGAGTGGAGCAGCGAGAGCTGAAAAAgctggaagaggaagagaagaaggggcTACGAATTATAGAAGAGGCTGAGAATGATCTGGTCCACCAGAGCCAGTCACTGCGAGAGCTCATCTTGGATCTGGAGCGTCGATGTCAGGGGTCAACAATGGAGCTGCTTCAG GATGTGAGTGATGTCACAGAAAG GAGTGAGTTCTGGACCCTGAGGAAGCCAGAAGCTCTCCCTACAAAGCTGAGAAGTATGTTTCGAGCCCCAGATCTGAAAAGGATGCTGCGAGTGTTTAGAG AGCTGACAGATGTCCAAAGCTACTGGG TGGACGTGACCCTGAatccacacacagctaatttaaATCTTGTTCTGGCTAAAAACCGGAGACAGGTGAGGTTTGTGGGAGCTAAAGTATCTGGACCTTCCTGTCTGGAAAAGCATTATGACTGTAGTGTCCTGGGCTCCCAGCACTTCTCCTCCGGAAAGCATTACTGGGAGGTAGATGTGGCCAAGAAGACTGCCTGGATCCTGGGGGTATGCAGCAATTCAGTGGGACCTACATTCTCTTTCAACCATTATGCTCAAAATCACAATGCTTACTCCAGGTATCAGCCTCAGAGAGGATACTGGGTGATTGGGTTACAGCATAACCATGAATACAGGGCCTATGAGGATTCTTCCCCTTCTCTGCTCCTCTCCATGACGGTGCCCCCTCGCCGTGTTGGGGTTTTCTTAGATTATGAGGCTGGCACTGTTTCCTTTTATAATGTCACAAACCATGGCTTCCCCATCTACACTTTCTCTAAATATTACTTTCCCACTACTCTTTGTCCATATTTTAATCCTTGCAACTGTGTAATTCCTATGACCCTGCGTCGTCCAAGCTCTTGA